A genomic window from Phaenicophaeus curvirostris isolate KB17595 chromosome 34, BPBGC_Pcur_1.0, whole genome shotgun sequence includes:
- the LOC138732596 gene encoding olfactory receptor 14A16-like: MQQMSNSSSITQFLLLPFADSRELQLLHFWLFLGIYLAALLGNGLIIITIAWDHHLHTPRYFFLLNLALLDMGSISTTVPKSMANSLWDTREISYEGCVAQFFLFDFFISAEVSLLTVMSYDRYVAICKPLHYGTLLGTRACVHMAAAAWGAGFLSSLLHTASTFSLPLCQGNAVDQFFCEIPQILKLSCSHSYLREAWLLVVSILIVFGCFVFIVVSYVQIFRAVLRMPSEQGQHKTFSTCLPHLAVVSLFISTGTFTDLKPSSISPSFDLVVSFVYSVVPPAVNPLIYSWRNQQLKDATWKLITGFYTEAMNC; encoded by the coding sequence atgcagcagatgtccaacagcagctccatcacccagttcctcctcctgccattcgcagactcacgggagctgcagctcttgcacttctggctcttcctgggcatctacctggctgccctcctgggaaacggcctcatcatcatcaccatcgcctgggaccaccacctccacacccccaggtacttcttcctcctcaacctcgccctcctcGACATGggatccatctccaccactgtccccaaatccatggccaattccctctgggaTACCAGAGAAATCTCATATGAAGGATGTGTTGCCCAATTCTTTCTGTTTGACTtcttcatttcagcagaggtttctcttctcacagtcatgtcctatgaccgctacgttgccatctgcaaacccctgcactacgggaccctcctgggcaccagagcttgtgtccacatggcagcagctgcctggggtgctgggtttctctcttctctgctgcacacggccagtacattttccctgcccctgtgccagggcaatgctgtggaccagttcttctgtgaaatcccgcagatcctcaagctctcctgctcacactcctacctcAGGGAAGCTTGGCTTCTTGTGGTCAGTATCTTAATAgtctttggctgttttgttttcattgtggtgtcctatgtgcagatcttcagggctgtgctgaggatgccCTCAGAGCAGGGACAGCACAAAACCTTCTCcacgtgcctccctcacctggctgtggtctccctgtttatCAGCACGGGCACTTTCACTGACCTGAAGCCCTCTTCGATCTCCCCATCCTTCGACCTGGTGGTGTCATTTGTCTACTCCGTGGTTCCTCCAGCagtgaaccccctcatctacagctggaggaaccagcagctcaaggatgcaaCGTGGAAGCTGATAACTGGATTTTACACTGAAGCAATGAACTGCTGA
- the LOC138732595 gene encoding olfactory receptor 14A16-like encodes MSNSSSITQFLLLAFADSRELQLLHFWLFLGIYLAALLGNGLIIITIAWDHHLHTPMYFFLLNLALLDMGSISTTVPKSMANSLWDTKTISYSGCVAQMFLFIFFLGTEYFLLTVMSYDRYVAICNPLHYGTLLGTRACVHMAAAAWGAGFLSALLHTASTFSLPLCQGNAVDQFFCEIPQILKLSCSHANLREVGLLVVSFLVAFGCFVFIVVSYVQIFRAVLRIPSEQGRHKAFSTCLPHLAVVSLFLSTDMFTYLKPPSFSSPSMNLVVSFLYAVVTPALNPLIYGLRNKDLKDALRELITGQSSDAINS; translated from the coding sequence atgtccaacagcagctccatcacccagttcctcctcctggcattcgcagactcacgggagctgcagctcttgcacttctggctcttcctgggcatctacctggctgccctcctgggaaacggcctcatcatcatcaccatcgcctgggaccaccacctccacacccccatgtacttcttcctcctcaacctcgccctcctcGACATGggatccatctccaccactgtccccaaatccatggccaattccctctgggacaccaagaccatctcctactcaggatgCGTTGcccaaatgtttctatttattttcttccttggtacagaatattttcttctcacagtcatgtcctacgaccgctacgttgccatctgcaaccccctgcactacgggaccctcctgggcaccagagcttgtgtccacatggcagcagctgcctggggcgctgggtttctctctgctctgctgcacacggccagtacattttccctgcccctgtgccagggcaatgctgtggaccagttcttctgtgaaatcccccagatcctcaagctctcctgctcacatgcCAACCTCAGGGAGGTTGGGCTTCTTGTGGTTAGTTTCTTAGTagcttttggctgttttgttttcattgtggtgtcctatgtgcagatcttcagggccgtGCTGAGGATTCCCTCGgagcagggacggcacaaagccttctccacgtgcctccctcacctggctgtggtctccctgtttctcagcactgaCATGTTTACCTACCTTaagcctccctccttctcctccccatccatgAATTTAGTTGTGTCATTTCTCTATGCAGTGGTAACTCCAGCACTGAATCCCCTCATCTACGGCTTGAGGAACAAGGACCTCAAGGATGCGCTGCGGGAACTTATAACTGGACAGAGCTCTGATGCAATAAATTCCTGa